From Candidatus Amoebophilus asiaticus 5a2, the proteins below share one genomic window:
- the rplM gene encoding 50S ribosomal protein L13, which yields MDTLSYKTQSANKQTIDKSWILVDAKGQTLGRLASQIAAIIRGKNKPYFTPHIDCGDNVVVVNAEKIRLTGKKWDNKQYISHTGYPGGQRITTPRKLREEFPTRMIEHAVRCMLPKNKLGRRLFHNLFVYAGQDHAHSAQQPREIKLTY from the coding sequence GTGGATACATTAAGTTATAAAACACAATCAGCTAATAAGCAAACCATCGACAAATCTTGGATTCTTGTTGATGCCAAAGGCCAAACTTTAGGAAGATTAGCTAGCCAAATAGCTGCTATTATACGTGGTAAGAATAAGCCTTATTTTACTCCCCATATAGATTGTGGAGATAATGTTGTAGTTGTCAACGCAGAAAAGATAAGGTTGACCGGTAAGAAGTGGGATAATAAACAGTATATTTCTCATACAGGTTACCCAGGAGGCCAGCGGATAACTACACCTCGTAAGCTTAGAGAAGAATTTCCTACGCGTATGATAGAACATGCTGTACGCTGCATGCTACCTAAAAATAAACTAGGTCGTAGATTATTTCATAATTTATTTGTATATGCTGGCCAAGATCATGCACATAGTGCTCAGCAACCCAGAGAAATTAAGTTAACTTACTAA
- a CDS encoding ABC transporter ATP-binding protein gives MLNKYKSPYKILEYRLLSKLFHFIKPYQLVFYILIFLTLVIGIVEPSRPYMIQIAIDKHIALKDHIGLLVIILWMLGLLFLQTLSQYILVYLSDWLGQHVVKDIRTKIYTHVIQLNATFHNNTPVGRLVMRNISDTEKLLDVFSHDFAAVLADLLQLIAMAAFMLYINWKLALLSLTTVPLLIAGTYLFKKKIASAYKEVNDVATKLNSFIQSRITGMSIIQIFNREDAELINFKMLNEAYRKANDKSNKYYSLYYPSLEIMRAIGMSLLIWYGAKGVINQVTTLGSLTAFLMYIKMFFRPVSHLAEHFNTLQMGLVSSGRIMELLDNKEIVKNTGTYQPQHIQGNISFKGVWFAYKEQDYILKDLNFEVAANKSLAIVGATGAGKSTTINLLERFYEPQKGIIEIDGVNILDYEIHSLRKHIGLVLQDVFLFSATIYENITLGDHTISKERVVEAAKMVGIHTFIQQLPGNYDYKVGERGISLSMGQRQLLAFARVLVYNPSIIILDEATASLDTESEKLIQQATLTVLANRTAIIIAHRLSTIQHVDDILVLDKGEIKEQGAHQSLLAKDGYYAALHKVQQQIA, from the coding sequence ATGCTTAATAAATATAAGTCACCTTACAAAATTTTAGAATATAGGCTGCTTAGCAAACTATTTCATTTTATAAAACCATATCAACTGGTTTTTTACATACTTATATTTCTAACACTTGTTATAGGTATTGTAGAGCCTAGTAGACCATATATGATACAAATTGCTATTGATAAACACATAGCTTTGAAAGATCATATAGGTTTATTGGTTATTATTCTATGGATGTTAGGATTGTTATTCTTACAAACACTCTCTCAATATATTCTTGTTTATTTATCTGATTGGCTTGGCCAGCATGTGGTTAAAGATATACGTACAAAGATCTACACTCATGTTATCCAGCTAAATGCTACCTTCCATAATAACACACCTGTCGGAAGGCTTGTAATGCGTAATATTTCAGATACAGAAAAGCTACTAGATGTATTTAGCCATGACTTTGCAGCAGTTTTAGCAGATTTGCTACAGCTTATAGCTATGGCTGCTTTTATGCTTTATATCAATTGGAAGCTAGCACTCTTAAGTTTGACTACTGTACCACTACTGATAGCAGGGACTTATCTTTTTAAAAAGAAGATTGCAAGTGCTTATAAGGAAGTAAACGATGTAGCAACTAAGCTTAATTCTTTTATACAGAGCCGAATTACAGGCATGAGTATCATACAGATATTTAATAGGGAGGACGCAGAGCTAATAAATTTCAAAATGCTTAATGAGGCTTATAGAAAGGCAAATGATAAATCAAACAAGTATTATTCGCTGTATTATCCATCTTTAGAAATTATGCGTGCCATTGGTATGAGTTTACTAATCTGGTATGGTGCTAAAGGTGTTATCAATCAAGTAACCACGTTAGGTAGTCTAACTGCCTTTCTAATGTATATCAAGATGTTTTTTAGGCCAGTCTCCCATTTAGCAGAACATTTTAATACATTACAAATGGGACTAGTTAGCAGCGGCAGAATTATGGAGTTATTAGACAACAAGGAAATAGTAAAAAATACCGGTACTTACCAGCCACAACATATCCAAGGCAACATTAGTTTTAAAGGTGTTTGGTTTGCTTATAAAGAACAAGATTATATTCTTAAAGATTTGAATTTTGAGGTTGCAGCCAATAAATCTTTAGCTATAGTAGGAGCTACTGGAGCTGGTAAATCCACTACTATCAATCTGTTAGAAAGGTTTTATGAGCCTCAAAAGGGAATTATTGAAATAGATGGAGTAAATATACTAGATTATGAAATACATAGCCTACGTAAACATATAGGGTTGGTTTTACAAGATGTATTTCTGTTTTCTGCAACCATTTATGAAAATATAACCTTGGGTGATCATACTATTTCTAAAGAGCGTGTTGTAGAAGCAGCTAAAATGGTAGGTATTCATACATTTATTCAACAACTACCAGGTAACTATGATTATAAGGTTGGAGAGAGGGGCATATCGCTTTCTATGGGACAAAGGCAGCTTTTAGCTTTTGCACGTGTTTTAGTATATAACCCTAGCATTATCATTCTAGACGAAGCTACTGCATCTTTGGACACTGAAAGTGAAAAACTAATACAACAGGCTACATTGACAGTGCTAGCTAATAGAACAGCTATTATTATAGCTCATAGACTAAGTACCATACAACATGTAGATGATATATTGGTACTTGATAAAGGGGAAATTAAAGAGCAAGGAGCCCACCAAAGCTTACTAGCAAAAGATGGTTACTATGCAGCATTACACAAGGTTCAGCAACAAATAGCTTAA
- a CDS encoding DNA-3-methyladenine glycosylase I: protein MLDKKRCDWVKPPEFYIRYHDEEWGVPIYNDQQHFEFLVLENAQAGLSFLTVLSKRAGYRQHFAEFDVHQVASFGEEKIQQLCNESSIIRNKSKIVASISNANQFIRIQDEFGSFNNYIWNFVEGRTIVNYWNAISQVPAYTPLAEKISKDLKQRGFKFVGSTTVYAYMQAAGLVNDHLVNCFRHQELFALSKDRR, encoded by the coding sequence ATGCTTGATAAAAAGCGTTGCGATTGGGTTAAGCCACCTGAATTTTACATACGTTACCACGATGAAGAGTGGGGCGTACCTATATATAATGATCAGCAACATTTTGAATTTTTAGTTTTAGAAAATGCCCAAGCAGGATTGAGCTTTCTTACTGTGTTAAGTAAGCGGGCAGGTTATCGACAACACTTTGCTGAATTTGATGTGCATCAAGTAGCTTCTTTTGGAGAAGAAAAAATCCAGCAACTTTGTAACGAATCATCAATTATCCGCAATAAAAGTAAAATTGTGGCTAGTATTAGTAATGCTAATCAGTTTATAAGGATTCAAGATGAATTTGGAAGCTTTAATAATTATATATGGAATTTTGTAGAAGGTAGGACTATTGTTAACTATTGGAATGCTATTAGCCAAGTGCCGGCATATACTCCATTAGCTGAAAAGATCTCTAAAGACTTGAAACAGCGTGGCTTTAAGTTTGTGGGTAGTACGACTGTATATGCTTATATGCAAGCAGCAGGACTTGTCAATGATCACTTAGTTAACTGTTTCCGCCACCAAGAATTATTTGCATTAAGTAAAGATAGAAGGTAA
- a CDS encoding MotA/TolQ/ExbB proton channel family protein: MQSILEKGQIKFMSILELLLKGGWVMVPIFLLSILTLYALIERLIILNKAGKVSQKWLNNLYNQILTGDIEEAKLLCEQKHTAITSVIQAGLENLPHEPQNLEKSMELAGQTEIYRLEKNLSLLGAVAGIAPMLGFLGTVLGMIQAFMAMAHTTTAITPQLLAGGIYEAMITTAAGLVVGILADISYKYILTNVERVSYKIEQTASQLIEIVQESYKLQQTKRINEA; the protein is encoded by the coding sequence ATGCAAAGTATATTAGAAAAAGGCCAAATTAAATTTATGTCTATTTTAGAACTTTTACTGAAAGGTGGGTGGGTGATGGTTCCTATTTTTTTATTATCCATTTTAACACTTTATGCACTGATAGAAAGGTTGATTATATTAAATAAGGCTGGCAAAGTCTCTCAAAAATGGCTGAATAACCTTTATAATCAAATACTTACTGGGGATATAGAAGAAGCAAAACTCCTTTGTGAGCAAAAGCATACAGCTATTACAAGTGTAATTCAAGCAGGGCTTGAAAATTTACCTCATGAGCCTCAAAACTTAGAGAAGTCTATGGAACTTGCTGGGCAAACTGAGATTTATAGACTAGAAAAAAATTTATCTTTGCTTGGAGCTGTAGCAGGTATTGCACCTATGTTAGGATTCTTGGGTACCGTGTTAGGAATGATTCAAGCTTTTATGGCTATGGCTCATACCACTACAGCTATAACACCTCAGTTGCTTGCTGGCGGTATATATGAAGCTATGATTACTACGGCCGCTGGTTTAGTTGTAGGGATTTTAGCAGACATAAGCTATAAATATATACTTACTAATGTAGAAAGAGTTAGCTATAAAATAGAGCAAACAGCTAGTCAGCTTATAGAAATTGTACAAGAATCTTATAAACTACAACAGACTAAGAGGATCAATGAAGCTTAA
- a CDS encoding GTPase domain-containing protein, translating into MHIYIYKTIANIQVLLLLSISLVVNGCGCSKPTEATSHTLKPSEIVLFLGNSNVGKSTLCNSVFQQAVFNSDVSMSFGTTLYNQEHEYQNALYIDTPGLSYKQTREKAAKEIEEALKKNSNYKIIFVVTLKSGRLRPTDIATIDTICDVIQVPFEYGLIFNKVTRGIIKAINQKGLNYYLTSFKKKPFATVILKMDYEIEDNPNFYFKPDSENRKNLLEFISKLKSVQIHESDIKPLDITKYEQRLYE; encoded by the coding sequence ATGCATATTTACATTTATAAAACCATAGCCAACATACAAGTATTGCTCTTGCTATCCATTTCACTTGTAGTAAATGGTTGCGGTTGTAGCAAACCTACTGAAGCTACTTCTCACACACTTAAACCCTCTGAAATTGTTTTATTTTTAGGTAATTCCAACGTTGGAAAAAGTACTTTATGTAATTCTGTTTTTCAACAAGCAGTATTCAACTCTGATGTATCTATGAGTTTTGGAACAACCCTTTACAACCAAGAACATGAATATCAGAATGCCTTATATATTGATACACCTGGTTTATCCTATAAACAAACTCGAGAGAAGGCTGCAAAAGAGATAGAAGAAGCATTAAAAAAGAATAGCAATTATAAAATAATTTTTGTTGTAACGCTAAAATCTGGAAGACTAAGGCCTACCGATATAGCTACCATTGATACAATTTGTGATGTCATTCAAGTTCCTTTTGAATATGGTTTAATTTTTAATAAAGTTACTCGAGGAATCATAAAAGCCATTAATCAAAAGGGTTTAAATTACTATTTAACATCATTCAAAAAGAAGCCTTTTGCGACAGTTATCCTCAAAATGGATTATGAAATAGAAGATAACCCAAATTTTTATTTTAAACCTGATAGTGAAAACAGAAAGAATCTATTAGAGTTTATAAGCAAGCTAAAATCTGTTCAAATACATGAATCCGATATTAAGCCATTGGATATTACAAAATATGAGCAAAGACTATACGAATAA
- the rpsI gene encoding 30S ribosomal protein S9: MEIINAVGRRKTSIARIYLSNGKGDISINKTSLEKYFPSEAIITLVKQPLQQIEAIDQYDIKINVKGGGFKGQAEAVRLGIARALCEVNPSFRPSLKKEGFLTRDSRMVERKKYGHKKARKSFQFSKR, encoded by the coding sequence ATGGAAATCATTAATGCCGTAGGCAGAAGAAAGACATCTATTGCTAGAATCTACCTTTCTAACGGAAAAGGAGATATAAGCATCAATAAAACTTCTTTGGAAAAATATTTTCCTTCTGAGGCTATTATTACTCTAGTAAAACAGCCTCTTCAGCAAATTGAGGCAATCGACCAATACGATATTAAAATTAACGTAAAAGGTGGAGGCTTTAAGGGACAAGCAGAAGCTGTTCGTTTAGGTATCGCACGTGCTTTATGTGAGGTAAATCCTAGTTTTCGGCCTAGTTTGAAAAAAGAAGGGTTTCTCACTAGAGATTCTAGAATGGTAGAGCGTAAAAAATACGGTCATAAGAAAGCTAGAAAAAGTTTCCAATTCAGTAAACGTTAA
- a CDS encoding SPOR domain-containing protein, producing MAVDTNNKPQSENNNDFGLPKAEFKPIESTGNSQWLKTTIIIAGIVLIIGVGIVFWLFQRPSSNTKNDFMSNTLENQQMEEEETEDVMFNTNTVDVTKTTTVESTKPKIEIKENKDTVIAKKSQEAATKKGQPADSDDAALAELDKISDSFIAKPERKPSSFIEQLRAGEFDHKNVEKEEINEEEPPIMTINAPKGLYYVIVASHIDMDLAMDYAQKIVQHGTHVKLITPTKDHYFVRVAVAQEKTFEEATHKAEGLRTSYGESVWVMKY from the coding sequence ATGGCTGTAGATACTAATAATAAACCCCAAAGTGAAAATAACAATGATTTTGGTTTACCTAAAGCTGAGTTTAAGCCTATAGAGTCTACAGGCAATAGTCAATGGCTTAAAACAACTATTATTATTGCTGGTATAGTACTTATCATAGGTGTAGGTATTGTTTTTTGGTTATTCCAACGTCCATCTTCCAATACTAAAAATGATTTTATGTCCAATACCTTAGAAAATCAACAGATGGAAGAGGAGGAAACCGAGGACGTAATGTTTAATACTAATACTGTAGATGTCACTAAGACTACCACAGTAGAATCAACAAAGCCAAAAATTGAAATAAAGGAAAATAAAGACACTGTTATTGCTAAGAAGTCTCAAGAAGCAGCTACCAAAAAAGGCCAACCGGCAGATTCAGATGATGCCGCATTAGCAGAACTAGATAAAATTTCTGATAGCTTTATTGCAAAGCCAGAACGTAAACCATCGAGCTTTATCGAGCAGTTAAGGGCTGGTGAGTTTGATCATAAAAATGTAGAAAAAGAGGAAATCAATGAAGAGGAGCCTCCTATTATGACTATCAATGCCCCTAAAGGCCTCTACTATGTGATAGTTGCTAGTCATATTGATATGGACTTGGCAATGGATTATGCACAGAAAATTGTACAACATGGAACCCATGTAAAACTTATTACTCCTACAAAAGATCATTATTTTGTTCGTGTAGCTGTAGCTCAAGAGAAAACATTTGAAGAAGCTACGCACAAAGCAGAAGGTTTAAGAACATCTTATGGAGAAAGTGTATGGGTAATGAAATATTAA
- the truA gene encoding tRNA pseudouridine(38-40) synthase TruA, protein MRYFLEIAYQGTHYHGWQIQQNATSVQAVIQKKLTQLLSTNIEIVGSSRTDTGVHAQQQFAHVDMPFTIDIDKLKYKLNLIVPSDIAILGIHPVLPTAHSRFDALSRTYVYKISCTKNPFMQATTYVFRRVLDLEKMNEAAAILKIYKNFESFSKVGSITDHTLYPNLCNIIEAHWSTGSNDQLIFQITANRFLRGMVRAIVGNLLEVGLGKCSVKDFEYTLVQKDRNLAASLVPACGLTLVNVTYPDTIFTV, encoded by the coding sequence ATGCGTTATTTTTTGGAAATAGCTTATCAAGGAACCCACTATCATGGATGGCAAATACAGCAGAATGCCACTTCCGTTCAAGCAGTTATTCAAAAAAAGCTAACGCAGCTATTATCAACTAATATAGAAATTGTAGGGAGTAGTAGGACCGATACTGGTGTGCATGCACAGCAACAATTTGCACACGTAGATATGCCTTTTACAATAGATATTGATAAATTAAAATATAAACTTAATTTAATAGTACCTTCTGATATTGCAATATTAGGAATTCACCCAGTCTTACCAACAGCTCATTCTCGTTTTGATGCACTCAGCAGAACATATGTGTATAAAATATCTTGCACTAAAAATCCATTTATGCAGGCAACAACATATGTTTTTAGAAGGGTGTTAGATTTAGAGAAAATGAACGAAGCAGCAGCTATACTTAAAATATATAAAAATTTTGAGAGTTTTAGTAAGGTAGGCTCTATTACGGACCATACGTTGTATCCTAACCTTTGTAATATCATTGAAGCTCATTGGTCGACTGGTAGTAATGACCAACTAATTTTCCAGATTACTGCTAATAGATTTCTTAGAGGTATGGTGCGAGCTATTGTAGGAAACTTACTAGAAGTAGGCTTAGGGAAATGTAGTGTCAAAGATTTTGAGTATACCCTAGTACAAAAAGATCGTAACCTAGCAGCTAGTTTAGTACCTGCTTGTGGGTTAACTTTGGTTAATGTTACTTATCCCGATACTATATTTACAGTATAA
- a CDS encoding IS1-like element ISCaa4 family transposase (programmed frameshift): MNCPRCNNTQSCKDGIVRGRQRYQCKSCRFPYTVSHKSDVKPVSTKRKALQLYLEGLGFRAIGRILNISYGTVYQWVKACGDQVSLPERQDQVDIVEMDEIHTYVGFKKVYCWIWIAVDRLSKRFISYVCGDRSTQTGLKLWERVKDIGKLYCSDYWKSYQQFIPKDKHRQSKSETYTVEGYNSLMRHYLARFKRKGKCYSKQVHMIEKSLNLLMAKLNNQLPILI; the protein is encoded by the exons ATGAATTGTCCTCGATGTAATAATACTCAAAGCTGTAAAGATGGAATTGTTAGAGGTAGACAGCGCTACCAGTGTAAAAGTTGCCGTTTCCCTTACACAGTTAGTCACAAATCAGATGTTAAACCTGTATCTACTAAGCGAAAAGCGTTGCAATTATACTTAGAAGGATTAGGATTTCGAGCTATAGGCCGTATACTCAACATAAGCTATGGAACAGTCTATCAATGGGTAAAAGCATGTGGAGATCAAGTAAGTTTACCAGAAAGACAAGATCAAGTAGATATAGTCGAGATGGATGAAATACACACATATGTGGGTT TCAAAAAAGTCTACTGCTGGATATGGATAGCTGTTGATAGATTGAGCAAGCGTTTTATATCATATGTGTGTGGAGATCGCTCGACACAAACCGGATTGAAGTTATGGGAGCGCGTCAAGGATATAGGCAAGCTGTATTGTAGTGATTATTGGAAAAGCTACCAGCAGTTTATTCCAAAAGATAAACACCGACAAAGCAAATCAGAAACTTATACAGTGGAAGGATATAATAGCTTAATGAGGCACTATTTAGCAAGATTTAAGCGTAAAGGAAAATGCTATAGCAAACAGGTGCACATGATAGAAAAATCGCTCAACCTGCTAATGGCCAAGCTAAATAATCAGCTGCCTATCTTAATTTAA
- the rpsB gene encoding 30S ribosomal protein S2 — MITLTQKDLLKAGVHLGHLSRKWNPSMAPFIFMESRGIHIIDLNKTLSQLQEAADTLQAVARSGKKILFVATKKQAKELVAQTAKSLNMPYMTERWLGGTLTNFITIRRLIKKLTSMERMMKSATYKNMAKKEQLMIARDKDKLERVLGGVLDLTKLPGALVVVDIMKESIAVQEARKLGIPIIALADTNVDPDLVDYPIPSNDDATPAIELIVRTLGEAINEGLSMRQEDKAAEAQDKDAQDTEDNKGARPRGAEKVAYSDADSEEDNAYGIAVKASKNKTAEPVERFKKSRTPVKGSRPIGVSKAGDKPKK, encoded by the coding sequence ATGATTACACTGACTCAGAAAGATTTACTTAAAGCGGGTGTACACCTAGGTCACTTGTCTAGAAAATGGAACCCTAGTATGGCTCCCTTTATCTTCATGGAAAGCCGTGGGATACATATTATTGACCTTAATAAGACACTTTCCCAGCTTCAGGAAGCAGCAGATACTTTGCAAGCTGTGGCCCGTTCTGGTAAGAAGATCTTGTTTGTGGCCACCAAAAAACAGGCTAAAGAGCTAGTAGCACAAACTGCTAAGTCACTTAATATGCCTTATATGACAGAGCGATGGCTGGGTGGTACTTTGACTAACTTTATTACTATCCGAAGACTTATCAAAAAACTAACTTCTATGGAGCGCATGATGAAAAGTGCTACCTATAAGAATATGGCTAAAAAGGAGCAGTTGATGATAGCGCGCGATAAAGATAAGCTAGAAAGGGTATTAGGTGGTGTTCTTGACTTAACCAAACTGCCTGGTGCTTTAGTGGTTGTAGATATCATGAAAGAAAGTATTGCCGTACAAGAGGCTAGAAAACTAGGTATACCTATTATAGCACTTGCTGATACAAATGTAGATCCTGATCTGGTAGATTATCCTATCCCTAGTAACGATGATGCTACACCTGCTATTGAACTTATAGTTCGTACCTTAGGTGAAGCTATTAATGAAGGGTTATCTATGCGACAAGAAGATAAAGCTGCTGAAGCACAAGATAAAGACGCTCAAGATACTGAAGATAATAAAGGAGCACGTCCTAGAGGAGCAGAGAAAGTTGCATATAGTGATGCAGATTCGGAAGAAGATAATGCGTACGGTATAGCGGTTAAAGCCTCCAAAAATAAAACTGCAGAACCTGTAGAAAGGTTTAAAAAGAGTAGGACACCAGTTAAAGGAAGTCGACCTATTGGTGTAAGTAAAGCTGGGGATAAGCCTAAAAAATAA
- a CDS encoding ExbD/TolR family protein codes for MKLKVRHRVNTQFSMSSMTDIVFLLLIFFMLTVSFVTPTGLVVDLPASHSANTLSPQIQITITSKLDYYIDNEPVKLEDLGSILQEKISQKSNLILLQVDRSIPVQHMIQVIDIANSLHAQVSVATRPD; via the coding sequence ATGAAGCTTAAAGTTAGACATAGGGTCAATACGCAATTCAGCATGTCTTCTATGACTGATATTGTATTCTTATTGTTGATCTTTTTTATGCTTACAGTTTCTTTTGTGACACCTACAGGCCTAGTAGTAGATTTGCCAGCTAGTCATAGTGCTAATACACTAAGTCCACAGATCCAAATAACTATTACCTCAAAGCTTGATTATTATATAGATAATGAGCCTGTAAAACTAGAAGATCTTGGTAGTATATTACAAGAAAAAATTTCTCAAAAATCTAACTTAATTCTTCTGCAGGTAGATAGGTCTATACCTGTCCAGCATATGATTCAAGTCATTGATATAGCCAATTCACTACATGCACAAGTATCTGTAGCTACTAGGCCTGATTGA
- the tsf gene encoding translation elongation factor Ts, producing the protein MAITAQDINKLRQLTGAGMMDCKKALTEAQGDIDKAIELLRKKGQKIAAARAGRDTTEGFALADVNASADHGAIIALGCETDFVAKNDLFQQIAQQILSLALAQQPATIEDLKQLEIDGLTVQERITELVGKMGENITLSAYETLSAEVVVPYIHTGNKLAVLVALQGAKGEDVVVAGKDVAMQIAALNPIAIDKDGVFTSVIEQELAIAREQAIREGKPEAMLENIAQGRLNKFFKENTLANQPFVKDNTLTVAQYLTKIAAGLVVKNFKRVLVGA; encoded by the coding sequence ATGGCTATTACAGCACAAGATATCAATAAATTACGGCAACTAACAGGCGCCGGTATGATGGATTGTAAAAAAGCACTTACAGAAGCACAAGGTGATATTGATAAAGCTATTGAGCTACTTAGGAAAAAAGGACAAAAAATAGCTGCTGCCCGTGCCGGAAGAGACACTACAGAAGGATTTGCATTAGCCGATGTCAATGCATCTGCTGATCATGGAGCCATCATAGCATTAGGTTGTGAGACAGATTTTGTAGCTAAAAACGATTTGTTTCAACAAATAGCACAACAAATTTTATCACTTGCCTTAGCTCAGCAACCAGCCACTATCGAAGATTTAAAACAGCTCGAAATAGACGGACTTACAGTACAAGAACGTATTACAGAATTAGTGGGTAAAATGGGCGAAAATATAACATTAAGTGCTTATGAAACCTTGTCTGCAGAAGTAGTAGTTCCTTATATACATACAGGTAATAAATTAGCGGTTTTAGTTGCTTTACAAGGCGCTAAAGGAGAAGATGTAGTAGTAGCGGGTAAAGATGTTGCTATGCAAATTGCAGCGCTTAATCCTATTGCCATAGATAAAGATGGTGTTTTTACTAGCGTTATTGAGCAAGAATTAGCAATTGCTAGAGAACAAGCTATTCGTGAAGGTAAGCCAGAAGCCATGTTAGAAAACATTGCACAAGGCAGGCTCAACAAATTCTTTAAAGAGAATACATTAGCCAACCAGCCTTTTGTAAAAGATAATACTTTGACAGTAGCACAATACTTGACAAAAATTGCTGCTGGCTTGGTTGTCAAGAATTTTAAAAGAGTATTAGTAGGAGCCTAA
- a CDS encoding enoyl-ACP reductase FabI, with translation MLHNLLQEKKGIIFGALDEHSIAWQAARSIKAAGGNFVLTNTPIALRLGKLNQLAEECQATIISADATVVADLENLLEQAMTVLGGKIDFILHSIGMSPNVRKQRSYGDLNYDWFLKTLDISALSFHKILQTAEKLDAMNEWGSIVALSYIAAQRTFPDYSDMAEAKAMLESIARSYGYRFAKNKKVRVNTISQSPTHTTAGSGVPGFDKFYEYAERMSPLGNASAEDCANYIVLMFSDLSRMVTMQNLMHDGGFSSVGITEQIVDTL, from the coding sequence ATGTTACATAACTTATTACAGGAAAAAAAAGGAATCATATTTGGTGCATTGGATGAGCATTCAATTGCTTGGCAAGCTGCACGTAGTATAAAAGCCGCAGGTGGAAACTTTGTCTTAACCAATACACCAATTGCCCTAAGGCTAGGCAAGCTAAATCAATTAGCAGAAGAATGTCAAGCAACCATCATTTCTGCTGATGCTACCGTAGTAGCTGATTTAGAAAATTTATTGGAACAAGCTATGACAGTTTTAGGCGGCAAGATAGATTTTATCCTTCACTCTATTGGCATGAGTCCTAATGTAAGAAAACAGCGTTCATATGGCGATCTTAATTATGATTGGTTTTTAAAAACACTAGACATCTCTGCTTTATCTTTTCATAAAATATTACAAACTGCAGAAAAATTAGATGCTATGAACGAATGGGGATCTATTGTAGCCCTTTCATATATTGCTGCACAAAGAACTTTCCCAGATTATTCTGATATGGCAGAAGCAAAGGCCATGTTAGAATCTATTGCCAGAAGTTATGGTTATAGATTTGCCAAAAATAAAAAAGTTCGCGTTAATACTATTTCTCAGTCACCTACTCATACTACAGCAGGCAGTGGTGTGCCTGGGTTTGACAAATTCTATGAATATGCTGAACGTATGTCTCCATTAGGAAATGCTAGTGCAGAAGATTGTGCAAATTATATTGTACTAATGTTTTCTGATCTAAGCCGAATGGTAACCATGCAAAATCTGATGCATGATGGAGGATTCTCAAGTGTTGGCATTACAGAGCAGATTGTAGATACATTGTAA